A genome region from Carya illinoinensis cultivar Pawnee chromosome 2, C.illinoinensisPawnee_v1, whole genome shotgun sequence includes the following:
- the LOC122301180 gene encoding uncharacterized protein LOC122301180 gives MFYEGIVNSYDPVKKKHQVLYADGDEEVLNLKKECWEPVGDNVLPVGQESNAQEPCASSDLLQRRRGKTKSKSAKREIVDSSLKRSGGSGGISEVVKRTESGGNSADNLEPDKPIVVSESVNDPSVAEDGLKDDGHIKSTGKSRIERLKTGTSLMQNMPKATTLRKGFL, from the exons AT GTTTTATGAAGGCATTGTAAATTCTTATGACCCTGTTAAAAAGAAGCACCAG GTGTTATATGCTGACGGTGATGAAGAagttttaaatctcaaaaaggAGTGCTGGGAACCGGTTGGAGATAATGTTTTGCCTGTT GGTCAAGAGAGTAATGCTCAAGAACCATGTGCTTCATCTGATCT ACTGCAAAGGAGAAGGGGGAAAACAAAGTCAAAGTCAGCCAAACGAGAAATAGTTGATTCTTCTTTGAAAAG GAGTGGAGGTTCAGGTGGCATATCTGAAGTCGTCAAACGAACAGAATCTGGCGGTAATTCTGCAGATAATCTTGAGCCTGACAAGCCTATTGTTGTTTCCGAGTCTGTGAATGACCCTTCTGTGGCAGAAGATGGGTTGAAAGATGATGGCCATATAAAGTCTACCGGAAAATCGAGGATTGAGAGGCTAAAGACTGGTACCAGCTTGATGCAGAACATGCCTAAGGCTACGACCTTGCGCAAGGGATTCCTTTAA
- the LOC122301181 gene encoding cinnamoyl-CoA reductase 1-like, producing the protein MMMIYTSEKDQVMPVLEHGSSSVSGQTVCVTGAGGFIASWIVKLLLDRGYTVKGTVRNPGDPKNAHLKELDGAKERLTLWKADLLDYEGLKAAINGCAGVFHTASPVTDDPEQMVEPAVSGTKNVIMAAAEARVRRVVFTSSIGAVYMDPNRNPDVVVDESCWSDLDFCKNTKNWYCYGKVAAEQAAWEASKEKGVDMVVVNPSLVMGPLLQPTVNASIIHILKYLTGSVKTYANSIQAYVHVRDVALAHILIFETLSASGRYLCAESMLHRGDVVEILLNFFPEYPIPIKCSDEKNPRAKPYKFSNQKLKDLGLEFTPVKQSLYDTVKSLQQKAILPVLKQQQASLSN; encoded by the exons ATGATGATGATCTATACATCTGAAAAAGACCAAGTTATGCCAGTACTTGAACATGGTTCCTCCTCAGTTTCCGGACAAACTGTTTGCGTCACCGGCGCAGGCGGCTTCATTGCCTCATGGATCGTGAAGCTTCTCCTAGATAGAGGCTACACTGTTAAAGGGACTGTGAGAAATCCAG GGGACCCAAAGAATGCTCATTTGAAAGAGCTTGATGGAGCAAAGGAGAGGTTAACTTTATGGAAAGCTGATCTTCTTGATTATGAGGGCCTTAAGGCAGCCATTAATGGGTGTGCTGGAGTTTTTCACACCGCGTCACCCGTGACCGATGATCCC GAACAAATGGTGGAGCCGGCAGTGAGTGGGACGAAGAACGTCATCATGGCAGCGGCAGAGGCCAGAGTGCGACGGGTGGTATTCACATCATCAATCGGTGCGGTGTACATGGACCCTAATAGGAATCCAGATGTTGTGGTTGATGAATCTTGTTGGAGTGACCTCGACTTTTGCAAGAACACCAAG AATTGGTATTGCTATGGGAAGGTAGCGGCTGAGCAGGCAGCATGGGAGGCGTCGAAGGAGAAAGGGGTGGATATGGTGGTGGTGAATCCGTCGTTGGTGATGGGACCATTGTTGCAGCCAACAGTGAATGCAAGCATTATTCATATCCTTAAATACCTGACTGGATCCGTGAAAACATATGCAAATTCTATTCAAGCTTATGTCCATGTTAGGGATGTTGCCCTCGCTCACATTCTCATTTTCGAGACTCTCTCTGCGTCTGGACGATACCTTTGTGCTGAGAGCATGCTTCATCGTGGAGATGTCGTCGAAATTCTTCTCAACTTCTTTCCAGAATATCCAATTCCAATCaa GTGTTCGGATGAAAAGAACCCGAGAGCTAAACCCTACAAATTCTCCAACCAAAAGCTGAAGGACTTGGGTTTAGAGTTCACCCCGGTGAAGCAGTCCCTATACGACACCGTCAAGAGCTTGCAGCAGAAGGCCATCCTTCCTGTCCTTAAACAGCAACAAGCCTCCCTCTCAAATTAA
- the LOC122301183 gene encoding probable WRKY transcription factor 40 — protein MDYSSWRLGTCLDLNTNPTGGQVLDDASNKEVESNFLGFGRKLSIKQERSGALEEEMKRVSAENKKLTEMLTVLCENYNALRSQLTDYMSKNLQEKEHTLTRKRKSESSNNTNNNVTGIYGNSESSSNDEESCKKPREEIIKAKISRVYVKTEASDTSLTVKDGYQWRKYGQKVTRENPCPRAYFKCSFAPSCPVKKKVQRNAEDQSILVATYEGEHNHPNSSQLEATSGSTRCMTLGSHPGASASLRPSGPSVTLDLAKPKTSNDAKQSKPRTDSPEVGQFLVEQMASSLTKDPNFTAALAQAISGRFLHKNPTEKW, from the exons ATGGATTATTCTTCATGGAGACTCGGTACTTGCTTGGATCTTAACACTAATCCTACCGGCGGCCAAGTTCTTGATGATGCTTCG AACAAGGAGGTGGAAAGCAACTTTCTAGGCTTTGGAAGGAAGCTTTCAATAAAACAagag AGATCCGGTGCTTTGGAGGAGGAAATGAAACGTGTGAGTGCAGAAAATAAGAAGCTAACCGAAATGTTAACGGTGTTGTGCGAGAACTACAATGCTTTGCGCAGCCAGTTGACGGATTATATGAGCAAGAATCTGCAGGAAAAGGAGCATACCCTAACAAGGAAAAGAAAGTCCGAAAGCAGCaacaatactaataataatgtcactGGAATTTATGGCAATTCTGAAAGCAGCTCAAACGATGAGGAATCCTGCAAGAAACCTAGAGAGGAAATTATAAAGGCAAAGATCTCAAGGGTTTATGTCAAGACAGAGGCATCTGATACAAGCCTT ACTGTGAAGGACGGGTATCAGTGGAGGAAATATGGACAGAAGGTCACCAGAGAAAATCCCTGTCCGAGAGCTTACTTCAAATGTTCTTTTGCTCCAAGCTGCCCTGTAAAAAAGAAG GTACAAAGAAATGCGGAAGACCAATCTATTTTGGTTGCTACCTATGAAGGTGAGCACAACCATCCCAACTCTTCTCAACTCGAGGCAACATCAGGATCTACTCGCTGTATGACCCTCGGTTCACACCCCGGTGCCTCAGCCTCTCTCCGGCCGTCTGGACCTAGCGTCACTCTTGACTTGGCAAAACCCAAAACCAGTAATGATGCCAAACAATCAAAACCCAGAACTGATTCTCCGGAAGTCGGACAATTCTTGGTGGAACAGATGGCGTCTTCCTTGACCAAGGATCCCAATTTCACAGCAGCACTTGCCCAGGCCATTTCAGGAagatttttacataaaaatccaaCAGAAAAGTGGTGA
- the LOC122301182 gene encoding DNA-3-methyladenine glycosylase 1-like, whose product MSGPPRVRPMNIAHLECRPVLAPAGNKTRPTEPRKAVSKPTKKSEKTPQDLKHKKSTPSSQPIAVPNFPQRETAPSLLRRQDSMTASCSSDASSSTTDTSSLSGRVGVRKKQYGLKREKVESVVGGADSLMADSIGSLESRKRCAWVTPTTDPWYAAFHDEEWGFPVHDDKRLFELLSLSGALAERTWPEILNKRNMFREVFLDFDPIAVSKLNEKKFVSPGSCASSLLSEVKLRAIIENAHQISKVIIEFGSFSKYIWNFVNHKSIVSQFRYPRQVPVKTPKAEMISKDLVKRGFRSVGPTVIYTFMQVAGLTNDHLISCFRFKECMIMPEAGEKDGALKS is encoded by the exons ATGTCAGGCCCACCGCGAGTCCGGCCGATGAATATCGCCCACTTAGAGTGCCGGCCGGTCCTCGCTCCAGCCGGCAACAAGACCCGGCCTACCGAGCCACGAAAAGCTGTCTCGAAACCCACGAAAAAATCTGAGAAAACTCCACAAGATCTCAAGCACAAGAAATCCACACCATCATCGCAACCCATCGCCGTACCTAATTTTCCGCAACGCGAAACGGCGCCGTCCTTACTGAGGCGGCAGGACTCCATGACCGCGTCGTGCTCGTCGGATGCTTCGTCCTCTACTACTGATACGTCGTCGTTGAGCGGGAGGGTAGGAGTGAGGAAGAAGCAATATGGGTTGAAGCGGGAAAAGGTTGAGAGCGTTGTTGGTGGGGCTGATAGTTTGATGGCTGACTCAATCGGTTCCTTGGAGAGCAGAAAACGGTGTGCTTGGGTTACACCCACAACCG atcCATGGTATGCTGCTTTTCATGATGAGGAATGGGGATTCCCAGTCCACGATGACAA GAGACTGTTTGAATTGCTCAGCCTATCAGGTGCTTTGGCTGAACGTACATGGCCTGAAATTCTTAACAAAAGGAATATGTTTAG AGAGGTCTTTTTGGACTTTGATCCAATTGCTGTTTcaaaattaaatgagaaaaagttTGTCTCACCAGGCAGCTGTGCCAGCTCTCTACTATCAGAAGTGAAGCTGCGAGCCATCATTGAAAATGCACATCAAATTAGCAAG GTAATCATAGAGTTTGGGTCCTTCAGCAAGTACATATGGAATTTTGTGAATCATAAGTCTATAGTTAGTCAGTTTCGGTACCCTCGCCAAGTTCCAGTCAAGACACCCAAAGCAGAGATGATAAGCAAAGACCTTGTGAAGAGAGGGTTCCGCAGTGTGGGGCCCACAGTTATCTATACATTCATGCAGGTGGCTGGACTAACAAATGACCATCTCATTAGTTGCTTCAGATTCAAGGAGTGTATGATCATGCCAGAAGCAGGTGAAAAAGACGGTGCCCTCAAGTCTTAA